In one window of Paraflavitalea soli DNA:
- a CDS encoding DinB family protein yields MVSRKEVSMPESFMRYVNAVAENNLEDALRKNTRRFRKMLKNIPKKKINYAYAEGKWTLKELLQHIVDAERVFVFRALHFARKDTVPLPGFDENVWAITAKAPKRSWGDLVDEFTALRVSTELFFQSFDEDQLLATGTANNNPMSVVGLGFVCAGHVAHHMNIIKERYLNEYPAKKAVKKKGSKKNQGLGFSS; encoded by the coding sequence GTCAGCCGGAAAGAAGTCTCGATGCCGGAATCTTTTATGCGTTATGTCAACGCTGTTGCTGAGAACAACCTGGAAGATGCCTTACGAAAGAATACCAGGCGCTTTCGCAAAATGCTGAAGAACATTCCTAAAAAGAAGATCAACTATGCCTACGCGGAAGGCAAATGGACGTTGAAAGAGCTGTTGCAGCATATTGTCGATGCCGAAAGGGTGTTCGTGTTCCGGGCGCTGCATTTTGCCCGAAAGGACACCGTTCCCCTGCCCGGCTTCGACGAGAATGTATGGGCCATTACCGCCAAAGCGCCCAAACGCAGCTGGGGCGACCTGGTAGATGAATTCACTGCCCTGCGTGTGTCTACGGAGCTATTCTTCCAATCATTCGATGAAGACCAGCTGCTGGCCACCGGCACTGCCAACAACAATCCCATGAGCGTTGTCGGCCTCGGTTTCGTTTGTGCCGGACATGTAGCCCATCATATGAACATCATTAAAGAACGTTACCTGAATGAATATCCCGCGAAGAAGGCGGTGAAGAAGAAAGGAAGCAAAAAGAACCAGGGATTAGGTTTTAGCTCTTAG
- a CDS encoding Rossmann-like and DUF2520 domain-containing protein has product MRIGLIGTGNVATILGRKITAAGHEVVQVYGRSAIHAQQLAAELQAAYTTDMDHLDPHADLYIIAVADAAIASVAASLPLQDKLVVHTAGSVSKEVLKVASTRYGIFYPLQSLRKEMEQLPDIPLLIDANTPDDLALLRDLALSLSTQVGVASDEQRLKLHVAAVMVSNFTNHLYTLAERYCQAEGADFSLLHPLIVQVAERLQYMSPQDAQTGPAIRYDTPTIEKHMALLEQHGEMKELYAWFTKSIQKQAASGEL; this is encoded by the coding sequence ATGCGCATAGGATTGATCGGTACGGGTAATGTGGCTACGATACTGGGCCGGAAAATAACAGCAGCAGGGCATGAAGTGGTGCAGGTATATGGGAGGTCAGCGATACATGCCCAACAACTGGCGGCTGAACTGCAGGCTGCTTATACCACGGATATGGATCACCTGGATCCCCATGCCGATCTGTACATCATTGCCGTGGCCGATGCTGCTATAGCATCTGTGGCGGCTTCCCTGCCTCTGCAAGATAAACTGGTGGTGCATACTGCCGGATCGGTATCGAAAGAGGTGTTGAAAGTTGCCAGTACACGGTACGGTATTTTCTATCCTTTACAAAGCTTGCGCAAGGAAATGGAGCAGTTGCCAGACATTCCCCTGCTGATAGATGCCAACACACCGGACGACCTTGCCTTGCTGCGTGACCTGGCGCTAAGCCTTTCTACCCAGGTGGGTGTGGCCAGTGATGAACAGCGGTTGAAACTGCATGTGGCAGCAGTGATGGTGAGCAACTTTACCAATCATTTGTATACGTTGGCGGAGCGGTACTGCCAGGCGGAGGGCGCCGATTTCTCCCTGTTGCATCCGCTGATCGTGCAGGTGGCAGAACGGTTGCAGTATATGTCGCCCCAGGATGCTCAAACCGGACCGGCCATACGGTATGATACACCTACCATTGAAAAGCATATGGCCTTGCTGGAACAGCATGGGGAAATGAAGGAGTTGTATGCATGGTTTACGAAAAGCATTCAAAAGCAAGCTGCGAGCGGTGAGCTTTGA
- a CDS encoding alpha/beta hydrolase, translating to MTFAQKLVVNYIRARFNMLSLVSTKRAARKAFDLFCTPLRKSKKKTPPIFERAEQLSFSLEGITVRGHRWNHPQPHKALIIHGFESTSKNFDRYITPLIRKGYEVLAFDAPAHGNSGGKQITLPLYICTLQEIYRLYGPIQHFMAHSLGGLALVHFIETIPHDAHTRLALIAPATETTTAIDSFFKFLDLRPAIRQDFDQLIFDRSGYWPSHFSIRRAMQQVQAQVLWFHDEQDELTPLSDALKVRDDQHPHLSFVITHGLGHRAIYRDNKVVKQVIEFL from the coding sequence ATGACTTTCGCACAAAAACTGGTCGTCAACTATATCCGGGCAAGGTTCAACATGCTGTCGCTTGTTTCCACTAAGCGGGCAGCCCGAAAGGCATTCGACTTATTTTGCACGCCCCTGCGCAAATCAAAGAAGAAAACGCCGCCCATATTTGAACGGGCCGAACAATTGTCTTTTTCCCTGGAAGGCATCACCGTTCGGGGCCATCGCTGGAACCATCCACAGCCCCATAAAGCCCTCATCATTCACGGCTTTGAATCTACCTCCAAAAACTTTGATCGCTATATTACACCCCTTATCCGCAAGGGTTATGAGGTGCTGGCCTTTGATGCGCCTGCGCATGGCAACTCCGGGGGCAAACAGATCACCCTACCCCTGTACATCTGCACCCTGCAGGAAATTTACCGGCTGTATGGTCCCATACAACATTTTATGGCCCATTCCCTGGGTGGCCTCGCCCTGGTGCATTTTATAGAGACCATCCCGCATGATGCCCATACCCGGCTGGCCCTCATAGCCCCGGCCACCGAAACCACCACCGCCATCGACTCATTTTTCAAATTCCTCGACCTCCGGCCGGCCATCCGCCAAGACTTCGACCAGCTGATCTTCGATAGATCAGGCTACTGGCCTTCTCATTTTTCCATACGCCGGGCCATGCAGCAGGTACAGGCGCAGGTACTGTGGTTCCATGATGAGCAGGATGAGCTTACGCCCCTCTCCGATGCCCTGAAGGTGCGGGATGACCAGCATCCCCATCTTTCCTTTGTCATTACCCACGGGCTGGGGCACCGGGCGATTTATCGCGACAACAAGGTTGTGAAACAGGTTATTGAGTTCTTATAA
- a CDS encoding flavin monoamine oxidase family protein, translated as MNQISRRKFLQHSSRLAGGAYPAMMAMGLLQEAPAHPFHLPGDAKGEHIIILGAGLAGLTAAYELQKLGYRCTILEARERAGGRCWSVRKGSVTTETGQPTQKAAFEEGLYFNAGPSRIPHHHQITLQYCKELNVPLQVYNNVNESAYYFSEGKGPLSNKKIRVREVHNDVRGYLSELLAKAVDSHQVDAALTKEDAQKVVEYLRAEGGLDLDKLYKASARRGYVEAPGAGEKAGRIADPHTLSAIVSSGLLDPDFYNVAEYTYELQMTMFQAVGGMDMIAKAFEKKLTTLIQFNAAVTAIRNTEKGVQVNYKTPAGDKSLQGDYCICTIPLPVLSNIDHNFSSGVSRAIDYANYIKTGKIGLQFKRRFWEEDENIYGGITHTNNELTQLFYPSNDYLGKKGILIGYYNFNEKAKLVGDLSFAQRQQLALQKGRLIHPQYDQEFEQAFSVSWHKTQYNLGGWAVYSGEERQTLYKALLAPDKNVYFAGEHTTYLNSWMAGAFESARVAATAVHGRVSEQRLTYPR; from the coding sequence TTGAACCAGATCTCACGGAGAAAATTCCTGCAGCACAGCAGCCGGCTGGCTGGCGGCGCCTATCCCGCCATGATGGCCATGGGTCTTTTACAAGAAGCGCCCGCCCATCCCTTTCACCTGCCGGGCGATGCCAAAGGTGAACACATCATTATTTTAGGCGCAGGCCTGGCCGGACTCACCGCCGCTTATGAACTCCAGAAACTGGGCTATCGCTGTACCATCCTGGAAGCCCGGGAAAGGGCCGGCGGACGCTGCTGGAGTGTGCGCAAGGGATCGGTAACCACCGAAACCGGACAGCCCACACAAAAAGCAGCTTTTGAAGAAGGGCTTTATTTCAATGCCGGACCTTCCCGCATTCCCCATCACCACCAGATCACCTTACAATATTGCAAAGAGCTCAATGTGCCTTTGCAGGTGTATAATAATGTCAATGAATCCGCCTATTATTTCAGTGAGGGCAAAGGGCCGTTGAGTAATAAAAAGATAAGGGTGCGTGAAGTACACAATGATGTGCGCGGCTACCTGAGCGAGCTGCTGGCCAAAGCCGTGGACAGTCACCAGGTGGATGCCGCCCTCACCAAGGAAGATGCCCAAAAGGTGGTGGAATACCTGCGGGCCGAAGGCGGGCTCGACCTCGATAAACTCTACAAAGCCTCCGCCCGGCGTGGTTATGTAGAAGCACCGGGGGCGGGTGAAAAAGCAGGCCGTATTGCCGATCCACATACCTTATCCGCCATTGTGAGTTCAGGACTGCTCGATCCCGATTTTTACAATGTGGCCGAGTATACCTACGAACTACAGATGACGATGTTCCAGGCGGTGGGTGGTATGGACATGATCGCCAAGGCATTCGAAAAGAAACTGACTACCCTCATTCAGTTCAACGCAGCTGTTACCGCCATCCGCAATACAGAGAAAGGCGTGCAGGTCAATTACAAAACACCTGCTGGCGATAAAAGCCTGCAGGGAGATTACTGTATCTGTACCATTCCCCTGCCCGTATTGAGTAATATAGACCATAACTTTTCATCCGGGGTAAGCCGGGCCATCGATTACGCCAATTATATCAAGACCGGTAAGATCGGCCTGCAGTTCAAGCGGCGTTTCTGGGAAGAAGATGAAAATATCTATGGCGGCATTACCCATACCAATAACGAGCTGACGCAGCTCTTTTATCCTTCCAATGATTACCTGGGTAAGAAAGGTATCCTGATCGGTTATTATAATTTCAATGAAAAAGCGAAACTGGTAGGTGATCTCTCTTTTGCACAGCGTCAGCAGCTGGCCCTGCAAAAAGGCCGGCTCATCCATCCGCAGTATGACCAGGAATTTGAACAGGCTTTTTCCGTAAGCTGGCACAAGACCCAATACAACCTGGGCGGCTGGGCGGTTTATAGCGGAGAAGAGCGACAAACCCTTTACAAAGCTTTGCTGGCACCGGATAAAAACGTATATTTTGCTGGGGAGCATACCACCTACCTCAACTCCTGGATGGCCGGGGCTTTTGAATCCGCCCGGGTAGCTGCTACGGCCGTTCATGGCCGGGTATCAGAACAACGACTCACCTATCCACGATAG
- a CDS encoding pyridoxal phosphate-dependent aminotransferase: protein MSNYINRRQLLKTGALLTGSLGFIPSFANKLLVHPPAQVFDPLQTWETDESVILSAPPEIKARLSANENPFGPSAKARKAIQDAIADSYRYPFTVGRELATKIATYEGVQPMQIMLGAGSSPLLLAAAMYFSKEGGSIITGDPSYHDLAEKAAQFKANIIKVPLTVDYTLDLDAMEKAITADTKLIYICNPNNPTATVLDTARLKGFCERVSPKVPIFIDEAYIDYLDDPKGASMMDAVRQGQNVIIARTFSKLYGFAGLRVGYAVAPTAIILALNQYSTGGMSISATSIQAANATYLDMEYLNEAKAKTVASKKFLYELLEKEGYTWIPSSANFVMFPIKMEAGKFSNEMMKRGVSIRTWRFVGKDWCRISLGTMDEMQEFAKAFKEIS from the coding sequence ATGAGTAACTACATCAACCGCCGCCAACTGCTTAAAACCGGCGCCCTGCTCACTGGCTCGCTCGGTTTTATTCCATCTTTCGCCAACAAATTACTGGTCCATCCGCCTGCCCAGGTATTTGATCCGCTACAGACCTGGGAAACCGATGAATCCGTCATCCTTTCCGCACCACCCGAGATCAAGGCACGGCTTTCTGCCAATGAAAATCCTTTTGGCCCTTCTGCCAAAGCCCGCAAGGCCATCCAGGACGCCATTGCCGATAGCTACCGTTATCCCTTTACCGTTGGCCGTGAACTGGCTACCAAAATAGCCACGTACGAAGGCGTGCAACCCATGCAGATCATGCTGGGCGCCGGCTCCTCTCCCCTGCTGCTGGCCGCCGCTATGTACTTCAGCAAAGAGGGTGGCAGCATTATTACCGGCGATCCTTCCTACCATGACCTGGCCGAAAAAGCTGCCCAGTTCAAAGCCAATATCATTAAGGTACCGCTCACGGTCGATTATACACTGGACCTCGACGCGATGGAAAAAGCTATTACCGCCGATACCAAACTCATCTATATCTGCAATCCCAATAACCCTACGGCTACCGTATTGGATACGGCCAGGCTGAAAGGTTTCTGCGAACGCGTATCGCCCAAAGTGCCCATTTTTATTGATGAAGCCTATATTGATTACCTCGATGATCCCAAGGGCGCTTCCATGATGGATGCTGTGCGCCAGGGGCAAAATGTGATCATTGCCCGTACTTTCTCCAAGCTCTATGGTTTTGCCGGATTGCGGGTGGGTTATGCCGTAGCGCCGACTGCTATCATCCTTGCCCTCAACCAGTATTCCACCGGCGGCATGTCTATTTCAGCTACTTCCATCCAGGCGGCCAATGCCACTTACCTCGATATGGAATACCTCAATGAGGCCAAGGCCAAAACCGTGGCTTCGAAGAAATTCCTGTATGAGTTGCTGGAGAAAGAAGGTTATACCTGGATCCCCTCTTCGGCCAACTTTGTGATGTTTCCCATTAAGATGGAAGCCGGCAAGTTCAGCAATGAGATGATGAAGCGGGGCGTCAGCATCCGTACCTGGCGTTTTGTGGGTAAGGACTGGTGCCGTATCAGTCTTGGTACCATGGACGAGATGCAGGAGTTTGCAAAAGCGTTTAAAGAGATTTCTTAG
- a CDS encoding Hint domain-containing protein, whose amino-acid sequence MKQFILSVALSSLVVFSYSQDKPRTLTLDEYQKTKAFAVKDLDNDTYVKFENTYVLDRYESRKPYFITGDDGKKKRIDIYKLLAKEGMHDLGIMIFYTNEKGTLYKACMPHFTADAKVWEKYFEDIHAIDKQEANFVLKLSYVLSKEFGFQLYKAANQGKDLSKESGTYGNDICFPGTMQVSMAGGGSKALAAIRPGDRILTLDPATQQTNVVTVKELTSHTAKNYAITRLTLLAARETSTTAGTEVWLSGKTVEATPNHPVLTQGGQKKMGAIAVGDEILCLDKSTGRYETFKVWHKTESAGGLQPVYNIVADGGNTFMMNGVMVLQK is encoded by the coding sequence ATGAAACAATTCATCCTATCCGTAGCCCTTTCTTCATTAGTGGTCTTTTCCTACAGCCAGGACAAACCCCGCACCCTCACCCTCGATGAATACCAAAAAACAAAGGCCTTTGCCGTCAAAGACCTGGACAATGATACCTATGTAAAGTTTGAGAACACCTATGTCCTCGACCGGTACGAAAGCCGCAAACCTTATTTCATTACCGGCGATGATGGCAAAAAGAAACGCATCGACATCTACAAACTCCTGGCCAAGGAAGGCATGCACGACCTGGGTATTATGATCTTTTATACCAATGAAAAAGGAACTTTGTACAAAGCCTGCATGCCCCATTTCACCGCCGATGCCAAGGTATGGGAAAAGTATTTTGAGGACATTCATGCCATCGATAAGCAGGAAGCCAATTTTGTGTTGAAGTTGTCGTATGTGTTGTCGAAGGAGTTTGGTTTCCAGTTGTACAAGGCCGCCAACCAGGGCAAGGACCTCAGCAAGGAATCCGGCACTTATGGCAATGATATTTGCTTTCCGGGTACCATGCAGGTGAGCATGGCCGGTGGTGGCAGCAAAGCCCTGGCAGCTATCCGGCCTGGTGATCGCATCCTTACGTTGGATCCCGCTACCCAGCAAACCAATGTAGTGACCGTCAAAGAACTCACCAGTCATACCGCAAAGAATTATGCCATCACCAGGCTTACTTTGCTGGCTGCCCGGGAAACCAGCACCACCGCTGGGACCGAGGTATGGCTGTCTGGCAAAACTGTAGAAGCCACCCCCAATCATCCCGTATTGACCCAGGGCGGACAAAAAAAGATGGGAGCAATAGCCGTGGGTGATGAGATCCTTTGCCTGGATAAATCAACCGGCCGTTATGAAACCTTCAAAGTATGGCACAAAACGGAATCAGCCGGTGGCCTCCAGCCTGTGTACAATATTGTGGCCGATGGCGGTAACACCTTCATGATGAATGGAGTAATGGTACTGCAGAAATAA
- a CDS encoding helix-turn-helix transcriptional regulator — MQVQLTDADVQRLALVRETILKNLRYHYTIPCLAQTAGINEFKLKTGFKALYGQPVFDFLTEHRMKMAMELMESNNYSIGEIAHRCGYNHPTNFCAAFRRRYHIRPSDYRKSIPEGVRSAV; from the coding sequence ATGCAAGTTCAACTTACGGATGCCGATGTTCAGAGACTGGCCCTTGTGCGCGAGACCATTCTCAAGAACCTGCGTTATCACTACACCATTCCCTGCCTGGCACAAACGGCAGGCATCAATGAGTTTAAATTGAAGACCGGTTTTAAAGCCCTGTACGGACAGCCTGTCTTTGATTTTCTCACCGAGCACCGCATGAAGATGGCCATGGAACTGATGGAAAGCAACAACTATTCCATTGGGGAAATTGCCCATCGCTGTGGCTACAACCATCCCACTAATTTCTGTGCGGCCTTCCGCCGCCGTTACCATATCCGGCCTTCCGATTACCGGAAGAGCATACCCGAGGGGGTGCGCAGCGCCGTATAA
- a CDS encoding MauE/DoxX family redox-associated membrane protein, whose translation MKRAIIVEIITALFVILFLYTGISKIMEFDIFKDQLKQSPIVGFAAPLVAVGLPAFEFLLVAALVIPRWRLRALYASTALMVAFTVYIIVLMNISDHLPCSCGGVLAQLSWGDHIIFNSVYILLGIVGILLERKIWRDTHRAHSIAST comes from the coding sequence ATGAAACGCGCCATTATTGTAGAGATCATTACCGCCTTGTTTGTCATCCTGTTCCTCTATACAGGCATTAGTAAGATCATGGAATTTGACATCTTCAAGGACCAGCTAAAGCAATCACCCATTGTGGGTTTTGCGGCCCCGCTGGTGGCTGTTGGCTTGCCGGCATTCGAGTTTTTACTGGTAGCCGCGCTGGTGATACCGCGCTGGCGCTTAAGGGCGCTGTATGCGTCTACCGCCCTCATGGTGGCTTTTACAGTTTATATCATTGTGTTGATGAATATTTCCGATCACCTGCCCTGCAGTTGCGGTGGTGTGCTGGCGCAGCTATCCTGGGGAGACCATATTATTTTTAACAGTGTGTACATCCTATTAGGTATTGTGGGCATATTGCTGGAAAGGAAGATCTGGCGGGATACTCACCGCGCTCATTCGATTGCTTCTACTTAA
- a CDS encoding acyltransferase family protein: MKLDSIQFLRAVAASVVVYAHSIDLSQQYGGKSFQEGFHFLSDVGCIGVDLFFVISGFIITYVAGKYTGAKEGVKFLQKRFYRINPIYYIATALFIFTIMIRFWMVGRNYDLGSDQFIDSAIDTLIILPLSPNSFAPLLMIGWTLTFEWLFYIMFFATILSGIKRKILVLSGMIAALIALGYIFKPEDVRLTILTNAIMLEFLLGVIICQLYLQVKKVPVYLSAALLVAGLAWYVYLVFDTNPLIAAIGPILTGQLSMDRFLHWGIPSSFIFAGCIFLEKSGKLSWLWSNRLSRLVGDASYSIYLVHFSAFSLLNILYSKTGFFLPPDLAIFFHLFVALGVSIAFYWWVERPLLKWLQKPAKPATIKTTDIPAPPLPQAT, encoded by the coding sequence ATGAAACTCGACTCCATCCAGTTCCTGCGTGCCGTAGCTGCCAGCGTGGTGGTGTATGCCCACTCTATTGATCTGAGCCAGCAGTATGGCGGCAAATCCTTCCAGGAAGGTTTTCATTTCCTGAGCGATGTGGGTTGTATTGGGGTAGACCTGTTTTTTGTGATCTCGGGATTTATCATCACCTATGTGGCGGGTAAGTACACCGGAGCCAAAGAAGGAGTAAAGTTTCTGCAAAAGCGCTTTTACCGCATCAACCCGATCTATTATATAGCTACTGCCCTGTTCATTTTTACCATCATGATCCGGTTCTGGATGGTGGGCCGTAACTACGACCTCGGCTCCGACCAGTTCATCGACTCCGCCATCGACACCTTGATTATCTTACCACTCAGTCCCAACAGTTTTGCGCCCCTACTCATGATCGGCTGGACGCTCACCTTCGAGTGGTTATTTTATATTATGTTCTTCGCTACCATTCTTTCCGGGATAAAAAGAAAAATATTAGTGTTGTCGGGCATGATTGCAGCCTTGATCGCACTTGGCTATATCTTTAAACCAGAAGATGTACGATTAACGATCCTCACCAATGCCATCATGTTGGAGTTTCTGCTTGGTGTGATCATCTGCCAGTTGTACCTGCAGGTGAAGAAAGTACCGGTCTATCTGTCTGCTGCACTCTTGGTGGCTGGCCTTGCCTGGTATGTGTACCTGGTATTTGATACCAATCCACTCATCGCCGCCATTGGTCCTATATTGACCGGCCAGCTGAGTATGGACCGCTTCCTGCACTGGGGTATTCCCAGCAGCTTTATTTTCGCGGGTTGTATATTCCTGGAGAAGAGTGGCAAGCTCAGTTGGCTCTGGAGCAACAGGCTATCCCGGCTGGTGGGTGATGCCTCCTACTCTATTTACCTGGTGCATTTCAGTGCCTTCTCCCTGCTCAATATATTGTATTCCAAAACCGGCTTTTTCCTGCCACCCGACCTGGCCATTTTCTTCCACCTGTTCGTAGCGCTGGGTGTCAGCATTGCATTTTACTGGTGGGTGGAAAGACCTTTGCTCAAATGGCTGCAGAAGCCTGCCAAACCGGCCACCATCAAGACCACTGATATACCGGCACCTCCCCTACCACAAGCTACTTAG
- a CDS encoding alpha/beta hydrolase — MIRTACLSAFLLACAMGVGAQQVIPLYTDSIPDNLGPVPKEEQPTITAYIPPVDRNTGTAVVIFPGGAYSFLATKEEGTVIAEAFVKKGIAAFVVKYRLPKDSVMRDKSMAPLMDAQQAIRLVRLRSKEWHIDPYRVGVVGYSAGGHLAATLGTHFNKSYIPNKEEISLRPAFMILVYPVISMENGLTHGGSRISLLGEKPTPEQLHFFSAETNTNWQTPPTYITHASDDQVVTSENSVAFYQALKKKGVPVELHLYPEGNHGFTQRQAVDEWLEPMLQFLKRNAWYYEIAANAK; from the coding sequence ATGATTAGAACAGCTTGTTTATCAGCTTTTTTGCTTGCCTGCGCGATGGGTGTTGGCGCCCAACAAGTGATCCCCCTGTATACAGATAGTATTCCCGATAATTTAGGCCCGGTGCCTAAAGAGGAGCAGCCTACCATTACGGCTTATATCCCCCCGGTTGATAGGAATACCGGAACAGCCGTTGTGATCTTTCCGGGCGGTGCTTATTCCTTCCTGGCCACCAAAGAAGAAGGTACGGTGATTGCTGAAGCTTTTGTAAAAAAAGGGATTGCTGCTTTTGTAGTGAAATACCGCTTGCCCAAAGACAGTGTGATGCGCGATAAAAGTATGGCGCCCCTGATGGATGCGCAACAGGCTATCAGATTGGTAAGATTGCGGAGCAAAGAATGGCATATTGATCCTTACCGGGTGGGTGTGGTAGGCTATTCTGCCGGTGGCCACCTGGCTGCTACCCTGGGCACTCACTTCAATAAGAGCTACATACCCAACAAAGAAGAGATCAGCCTGCGTCCGGCCTTCATGATCCTCGTGTACCCGGTGATCAGCATGGAAAATGGACTGACGCATGGCGGTTCAAGGATAAGTTTACTGGGTGAGAAACCCACACCTGAGCAGCTGCATTTCTTTTCAGCAGAGACCAACACTAACTGGCAAACGCCGCCTACTTATATTACCCATGCCAGCGATGACCAGGTGGTGACTTCGGAAAACAGCGTGGCATTTTATCAGGCCTTGAAGAAAAAGGGTGTTCCCGTGGAATTGCACCTGTATCCCGAGGGCAACCATGGCTTTACCCAACGTCAGGCGGTGGATGAATGGCTGGAGCCCATGCTGCAATTCCTGAAGCGGAATGCCTGGTATTATGAAATAGCCGCCAATGCTAAGTAG